In Streptomyces sp. NBC_00704, a genomic segment contains:
- a CDS encoding FAD-dependent monooxygenase codes for MSVGDFEQEHTVRTGEQGTPVSGPRVLVAGASIAGPALAHWLRRRGAEVTVVERAPELRPGGQAVDARGVAREVIGRMGLDAAVRAACTDTAGAHTVDADGQVLETFRADDDGGDGFIADIEILRGDLSRVLYDDTRYSVEYIFGDRIAGLTQDTDGVDVAFAGGERRRFDLVIGADGLHSELRTTVFGPHERFLRHLGQVLAFYSVPNEFGLDRWLLEHQDQESGRSALLRPIQDATRAMAMFSFASADFAVDHRDVAAQKRLLRERMAGLGWLTPDILAHLDDAPDFYLDQVAQVVMDRWSSGRVGLFGDAAFSSSPMSGQGTGLALVGAYLLAGELAAAGWDPDAGFARYEARMRPYVEANQEIGRLNARSRDVPAPDAEPRPDFAGEWFTELVGRAINGVELPDYAEVPDSAGPAGSGSRLPLA; via the coding sequence ATGAGCGTGGGCGACTTCGAGCAGGAGCACACCGTCCGGACCGGCGAACAGGGGACGCCGGTGAGCGGTCCCAGAGTGCTCGTGGCGGGGGCGAGCATCGCGGGACCCGCGCTGGCCCACTGGCTGCGTCGGCGGGGAGCCGAGGTGACCGTGGTGGAGCGGGCCCCCGAACTGCGTCCCGGCGGACAGGCGGTGGACGCGCGCGGGGTCGCCAGGGAGGTCATCGGGCGCATGGGGCTGGACGCGGCGGTGCGAGCGGCGTGCACCGACACCGCCGGCGCCCACACCGTGGACGCGGACGGGCAGGTGCTGGAGACCTTCCGTGCCGACGACGACGGTGGCGACGGGTTCATCGCGGACATCGAGATCCTGCGCGGGGACCTGTCCCGGGTGCTCTACGACGACACCCGCTACAGCGTGGAGTACATCTTCGGCGACCGGATCGCCGGCCTCACCCAGGACACGGACGGGGTCGACGTGGCCTTCGCGGGCGGCGAACGGCGGCGCTTCGACCTGGTGATCGGGGCCGACGGACTGCACTCGGAACTGCGGACGACGGTCTTCGGGCCGCACGAACGGTTCCTCCGCCACCTCGGGCAGGTGCTGGCGTTCTACAGCGTGCCCAACGAGTTCGGGCTGGACCGCTGGCTGCTCGAGCACCAGGACCAGGAATCCGGGCGCTCGGCCCTCCTGCGGCCCATCCAGGACGCCACCCGGGCGATGGCCATGTTCTCCTTCGCCTCGGCCGACTTCGCCGTCGACCACCGTGACGTCGCGGCCCAGAAGCGCCTGTTGCGTGAACGGATGGCCGGCCTGGGCTGGTTGACCCCGGACATCCTCGCCCACCTGGACGACGCCCCGGACTTCTACCTCGACCAGGTCGCCCAGGTGGTGATGGACCGCTGGTCGAGTGGACGGGTGGGGCTGTTCGGGGACGCGGCGTTCAGCTCCTCGCCGATGTCCGGGCAGGGCACCGGCCTGGCCCTGGTCGGCGCCTACCTGCTGGCCGGTGAACTGGCCGCCGCCGGATGGGACCCCGACGCCGGGTTCGCCCGCTACGAGGCGCGGATGCGCCCGTACGTCGAGGCCAACCAGGAGATCGGCCGGCTGAACGCCCGGAGCCGGGACGTCCCCGCCCCAGACGCCGAGCCGCGCCCGGACTTCGCCGGCGAATGGTTCACCGAGCTGGTCGGACGAGCGATCAACGGCGTCGAGCTGCCCGACTACGCGGAAGTGCCCGACTCCGCCGGCCCGGCCGGATCCGGCTCGCGGCTGCCCCTTGCGTGA
- a CDS encoding response regulator — MTRVLIVDDDPHLLRALTIALTARGYRTSAASDATTALRAAATAAPDLAVIDLGLPDLDGINIVESLRGWSTAPIIVLSARHDETAKINALDAGADDYVTKPFGMGELLARIRAALRRATPADEQPVITTAAFTVDLAAKRVTTAVGEIRLTPTEWHLLELLVRHPGRLVTQRQLLQEVWGPRYEKETNYLRVHLANLRRKLEPEPSRPRYLITEPGIGYRFTPDTTT; from the coding sequence ATGACCCGCGTCCTCATCGTCGACGACGACCCTCACCTGCTGCGGGCCCTGACCATCGCCCTGACCGCCCGCGGCTACCGGACCAGCGCCGCCTCCGACGCCACCACCGCCCTGCGGGCCGCCGCCACCGCCGCCCCCGACCTGGCCGTCATCGACCTCGGCCTGCCCGACCTCGACGGCATCAACATCGTCGAAAGCCTCCGCGGCTGGTCCACCGCTCCGATCATCGTCCTGTCCGCCCGCCACGACGAGACCGCCAAGATCAACGCCCTGGACGCCGGCGCCGACGACTACGTCACCAAACCCTTCGGCATGGGCGAACTCCTCGCCCGTATCCGTGCCGCCCTGCGTCGCGCCACCCCCGCCGACGAACAGCCCGTGATCACGACAGCCGCGTTCACCGTCGATCTGGCCGCCAAGCGCGTCACCACCGCGGTCGGCGAGATCCGTCTCACTCCCACTGAATGGCACCTGCTGGAACTCCTCGTCCGTCACCCAGGACGCCTGGTGACCCAACGTCAGCTCCTCCAGGAGGTCTGGGGGCCCCGATACGAGAAGGAGACCAACTACCTGCGCGTCCACTTGGCCAATCTCCGCCGCAAGCTGGAACCAGAACCCTCAAGACCCCGCTACCTCATCACGGAACCCGGCATCGGCTACCGATTCACCCCCGACACCACGACGTGA
- a CDS encoding SOS response-associated peptidase, with protein sequence MCGRYVSARSPQELAPLFQVPDVPAKETLAPNWNVAPTDDVWAVLERAPRDKGDAAPVERALRPLRWGLVPSWAKDVKIGARMINARVETVHQKPAFRRAFTRHRCLLPADGFYEWQQAKDPDTGTARKQPYFIHPEDDQVMALAGLYEYWRDPAVKQDDDPDAWLMTCTIITTEATDTAGRVHPRMPLALTPEDYAAWLDPAHRDPDELRALLVRPADGRLDARPVSTAVNNVRNNGPRLLDELAS encoded by the coding sequence ATGTGTGGTCGATACGTATCCGCTCGCAGCCCGCAGGAGTTGGCCCCGCTGTTCCAGGTGCCCGACGTACCTGCGAAGGAGACGCTCGCGCCGAACTGGAACGTCGCCCCGACCGACGACGTATGGGCCGTCCTCGAACGTGCGCCCCGCGACAAGGGCGACGCCGCGCCGGTGGAGCGGGCGCTGCGGCCGCTGCGCTGGGGCCTGGTGCCGTCCTGGGCGAAGGACGTGAAGATCGGCGCCCGGATGATCAACGCGCGGGTCGAGACCGTGCACCAAAAGCCCGCATTCCGACGGGCGTTCACCCGGCACCGCTGTCTGCTGCCCGCCGACGGCTTCTACGAGTGGCAGCAGGCCAAGGACCCCGACACGGGCACGGCGCGCAAGCAGCCGTATTTCATCCACCCCGAAGACGACCAGGTGATGGCGCTCGCCGGGTTGTACGAGTACTGGCGCGATCCGGCCGTCAAACAGGACGACGACCCGGACGCCTGGCTGATGACCTGCACCATCATCACCACTGAAGCCACCGACACGGCCGGCCGCGTCCACCCTCGGATGCCGCTCGCCCTCACCCCTGAGGACTACGCAGCCTGGCTCGACCCCGCCCACCGGGACCCGGACGAGCTGCGGGCCCTGCTCGTCCGGCCGGCCGACGGCCGCCTGGACGCCCGCCCCGTCTCCACCGCCGTGAACAACGTCCGTAACAACGGCCCCCGGCTTCTGGACGAACTCGCTTCCTGA
- a CDS encoding LysR family transcriptional regulator has translation MQLDLNLLAALDALLEEGSVTGAAARLHVTAPAMSRSLGRIRRTTGDQILVRTGRTMTPTPYAIAVREQVHELLHQVQGVLAPSRELDLATLERTFTLRWHDSLVALSGPALLAAVRGQAPGVRLRFVAESSTDTPELRRGEVDLEANANRPGAPDIRAENVGETRLVIVARQGHPLTRVRTVTAQLYAAAEHVAVSRRGNLGNAVDDALARLGLTRRVVATAPTEAAALEFARDSDILLSVPEATTRSAVADLGLTVLPLPLELPSAPVYLSWHQRYDTDHAHAWLRGLARTALAM, from the coding sequence ATGCAACTGGATCTGAACCTGCTCGCGGCCCTCGACGCACTGCTGGAGGAGGGCAGCGTGACCGGGGCGGCGGCGCGCCTGCACGTCACCGCCCCGGCGATGAGCCGGAGCCTGGGCCGGATCCGGCGCACGACCGGGGATCAGATCCTGGTGCGCACCGGCCGCACGATGACCCCCACGCCGTACGCGATCGCCGTCCGGGAACAGGTGCATGAGCTGCTGCACCAGGTCCAGGGGGTGCTGGCGCCGAGCCGCGAACTCGATCTGGCAACGTTGGAGCGCACGTTCACACTGCGCTGGCACGATTCCCTGGTCGCCTTGAGCGGTCCCGCACTGCTCGCTGCCGTGCGCGGGCAGGCTCCGGGCGTGCGACTGCGCTTCGTCGCGGAATCGAGCACCGACACCCCCGAGCTGCGGCGTGGCGAGGTCGACCTGGAGGCGAACGCCAACCGCCCCGGCGCACCGGACATCCGTGCCGAGAACGTGGGCGAGACCCGCCTCGTCATCGTCGCGCGCCAGGGACACCCCCTCACCCGCGTCAGGACCGTCACCGCACAGCTGTACGCCGCCGCTGAGCACGTCGCCGTCTCGCGACGCGGAAACCTCGGAAACGCCGTCGACGACGCCCTCGCGCGGCTCGGCCTCACCCGCCGCGTGGTGGCGACCGCGCCCACGGAAGCGGCCGCACTGGAGTTCGCGCGCGACTCCGACATTCTGCTCAGCGTCCCCGAAGCCACCACGCGGTCAGCGGTCGCCGACCTCGGCCTGACCGTCCTCCCCCTCCCCCTCGAACTGCCGTCGGCGCCGGTATACCTGTCGTGGCATCAGCGCTACGACACCGATCACGCCCACGCCTGGCTGCGCGGACTGGCGCGAACCGCGCTGGCCATGTGA
- a CDS encoding sensor histidine kinase — MHAHEAGRRRRTAIRRPAAAFAGAAGLAVLTAVLVPARPSLSLASIVLIYLTAVVLVAATSGLPMALVTAVASDALVNYFFVPPFHTLTVENRDLVITLAVYVAVSATVSVAVDLAARQRAAAARSGVEAALLARITEAPLEERPLSAVLEHVRDTFGMTGAALLERDADGERPVAAVGEPPSARPTLSASAGEHLRLVADGPAVFAADERFLALLATAAARALQAERLTAEAARTRELTEIDKLRAALLAAVGHDLRTPLAGIKACVSSLREPDLELTDAQQAELLATVDASTDKMNDLVENLLALSRLQAGALSVQPRPTAVDEIAAAALLHTPPPPGRAVDVDVPDDLPPAWTDPGLLERVLANLVANALHAGPPDRPVHVWARHEGGTIRIQIVDHGPGIPADQRERVFAPFQRLDDRTTDHGLGLGLAIARGFTEAMNGTLTPADTPGGGTTMTLTLPTAP; from the coding sequence ATGCATGCGCACGAGGCCGGCCGACGCCGGAGGACCGCCATCCGCCGGCCCGCCGCGGCCTTCGCCGGAGCGGCCGGCCTGGCTGTCCTGACCGCGGTTCTGGTACCGGCGAGGCCATCGCTGTCGCTGGCCAGCATCGTGCTCATCTACCTCACCGCCGTGGTCCTCGTGGCCGCCACCAGCGGCCTGCCCATGGCGCTGGTCACCGCGGTGGCCTCCGACGCGCTCGTCAACTACTTCTTCGTGCCGCCCTTCCACACCCTGACCGTCGAAAACCGTGACCTGGTGATCACTCTGGCCGTCTATGTGGCGGTCTCCGCCACCGTCAGCGTCGCGGTGGACCTGGCCGCCCGGCAACGCGCCGCCGCCGCCCGCAGCGGCGTCGAAGCCGCCCTCCTGGCCCGCATCACCGAGGCGCCGCTGGAGGAGCGGCCGCTGAGCGCGGTACTGGAGCACGTCCGGGACACGTTCGGCATGACCGGCGCCGCACTGCTGGAACGAGACGCCGACGGCGAACGGCCGGTCGCCGCCGTCGGCGAGCCGCCGTCAGCCCGTCCGACGCTGTCCGCATCGGCAGGGGAACACCTGCGTCTGGTGGCCGACGGCCCCGCCGTCTTCGCCGCCGACGAACGCTTCCTCGCGCTGCTGGCCACCGCCGCGGCCCGGGCGCTGCAGGCCGAGCGCCTGACCGCCGAGGCCGCCCGGACGCGCGAGCTGACCGAGATCGACAAACTGCGGGCCGCTCTGCTGGCCGCCGTCGGCCACGATCTGCGGACGCCGCTCGCCGGCATCAAGGCATGCGTGTCCAGCCTGCGTGAGCCCGACCTGGAACTCACCGACGCCCAGCAGGCCGAACTCCTGGCCACCGTGGACGCCTCGACCGACAAGATGAACGACCTGGTGGAGAACCTCCTCGCGCTCAGCCGCCTGCAAGCCGGCGCCCTCAGCGTCCAGCCCCGCCCCACCGCCGTCGACGAGATCGCTGCCGCGGCCCTCCTGCACACCCCTCCACCTCCCGGACGGGCCGTGGACGTCGACGTCCCCGATGATCTGCCGCCCGCCTGGACAGATCCCGGCCTGCTGGAACGTGTGCTCGCCAATCTGGTCGCCAACGCCCTCCATGCCGGGCCACCCGACCGACCCGTCCACGTATGGGCCCGCCACGAGGGAGGCACGATCCGGATCCAGATCGTCGACCACGGCCCCGGCATTCCAGCCGACCAGCGCGAACGCGTCTTCGCGCCCTTCCAGCGACTGGACGACCGCACCACCGACCACGGCCTCGGACTGGGGCTGGCCATCGCCCGCGGCTTCACCGAAGCCATGAACGGCACCCTCACCCCCGCCGACACCCCCGGCGGCGGCACGACCATGACCCTGACGCTCCCCACAGCGCCATGA
- a CDS encoding M48 family metallopeptidase has translation MRAARALVLLVGFYLIGVVLLAAMALLDWLLVTRWFTARAAWFEGTVLTVTALLAVAVLRGMYAFLRAGRLGPVPHGVAITQQDQPELWEQVRAAAEATGERPPDELYLVAEVNAGVAEQSRLLGLLPGRRRMILGLPLLAGMTVPRLRAVLAHEFGHYGHLGTRLGGITMRGREAVLHTVAVFREGSTAMHHAIGALYIGYARMFLRTSQAVARHQELAADQMAARHAGREATAAALRALPVLDAAHTHYLETYASMGMPCGALPPVGEFHGGFPRLLAARTGERLAAFSAGVRPPRPHPYDSHPPTGERIALIEELPADGRTDGSAEEPAALTLLRDPGRVFAALEARTLTREAMGLPRMSWDDLVMARAVADAEGWSRPLRLAVARSLRSAGHPSEGTAPVVRRDASATRTAGDAELPGLEDVLDAFDRGLLWTEITDRIPKPAQAARLTGASARNFVRPTVFDGLAGMVHLRLAATGQVAPDIAWSGQPGLTLPEVWERDMDDALDAAVADTPDTAPLRALLTAANRVSA, from the coding sequence TTGCGTGCTGCCCGCGCGCTCGTGCTGCTGGTCGGCTTCTATCTGATCGGCGTGGTCCTGTTGGCGGCCATGGCGCTGCTCGACTGGCTGTTGGTCACACGGTGGTTCACCGCGCGGGCGGCCTGGTTCGAGGGCACGGTCCTGACCGTCACCGCCCTCCTCGCGGTGGCCGTCCTGCGGGGCATGTACGCCTTTCTGCGGGCCGGGCGCCTCGGCCCGGTCCCGCACGGGGTGGCCATCACGCAGCAGGACCAGCCCGAGCTGTGGGAACAGGTGCGTGCCGCCGCCGAGGCGACGGGGGAGCGGCCGCCGGACGAGCTGTACCTGGTCGCCGAGGTCAACGCCGGGGTCGCCGAGCAGAGCCGCCTGCTCGGGCTGCTGCCCGGACGGCGCCGCATGATCCTGGGCCTGCCGCTGCTCGCCGGGATGACAGTCCCGCGGTTGCGCGCCGTCCTCGCCCACGAGTTCGGCCACTACGGCCACCTCGGCACCCGGCTCGGCGGGATCACGATGCGCGGCCGGGAGGCGGTGCTGCACACGGTGGCGGTGTTCCGCGAGGGCAGTACCGCCATGCATCACGCGATCGGCGCCCTGTACATCGGCTACGCCCGGATGTTCCTGCGGACCTCGCAGGCCGTGGCCCGCCACCAGGAGCTGGCAGCCGACCAGATGGCCGCGCGGCACGCGGGCCGTGAGGCGACGGCAGCCGCGCTGCGCGCCCTCCCGGTGCTCGACGCCGCCCACACCCACTACCTGGAGACGTACGCCTCGATGGGCATGCCGTGCGGAGCGCTGCCGCCGGTGGGCGAGTTCCACGGCGGCTTCCCACGGCTGCTCGCCGCCCGCACGGGGGAGCGGCTCGCCGCTTTCTCCGCCGGAGTGCGTCCGCCGCGGCCGCACCCCTACGACTCCCACCCGCCGACCGGCGAACGGATCGCCCTGATCGAGGAACTGCCCGCCGACGGCCGAACCGACGGCTCGGCCGAGGAGCCTGCCGCGCTCACGTTGCTACGCGACCCCGGCCGAGTGTTCGCCGCACTGGAGGCACGCACGCTGACCCGCGAGGCGATGGGCCTGCCACGCATGAGCTGGGACGACCTGGTCATGGCCCGCGCGGTCGCCGACGCGGAGGGCTGGTCCCGCCCGCTGCGGCTCGCGGTGGCCAGGTCGCTGCGCTCCGCGGGGCACCCCTCGGAGGGAACCGCGCCCGTCGTACGCCGGGATGCCTCGGCGACCCGGACCGCGGGCGACGCCGAGTTGCCCGGTCTGGAGGATGTGCTCGACGCGTTCGACCGAGGCCTGCTGTGGACGGAGATCACCGACCGCATACCCAAGCCCGCGCAGGCGGCGCGGCTCACCGGGGCGTCGGCCCGCAACTTCGTCCGGCCCACGGTTTTCGACGGGCTCGCAGGCATGGTCCATTTGCGCCTCGCGGCAACCGGACAGGTCGCCCCGGACATCGCGTGGTCGGGGCAGCCCGGACTCACTCTGCCCGAGGTGTGGGAGAGGGACATGGACGACGCCCTCGACGCGGCCGTCGCCGACACGCCCGACACCGCGCCTCTGCGCGCCCTTCTCACCGCCGCCAACCGCGTGTCCGCGTAG
- a CDS encoding MepB family protein: protein MATNRGRSPDLPPTGFTPWSDTVPAHRDLLAAKALVYDPCGFTCSQPAPEEESAAYAAHAFTLDGLAVRFRAAKTTPTKVGQFVTVWKRSPGGPIRPFDATDPVDLFVVSTRDRHYFGQFVFSMDALRRNGVVSADGSGGKRAFRVYPPWVTTTNRQADTAQAWQLDYFLHLPQDRPVDCARAQALYHPRTDDQPG from the coding sequence ATGGCGACGAACCGCGGGCGCTCACCCGATCTCCCACCCACCGGATTCACACCGTGGTCGGACACCGTCCCGGCCCACAGGGATCTCCTCGCGGCAAAAGCGCTCGTCTACGACCCCTGCGGGTTCACCTGCTCGCAGCCTGCCCCGGAGGAGGAGAGCGCCGCATACGCCGCCCACGCCTTCACCCTTGACGGACTCGCCGTCCGATTCCGCGCAGCGAAGACGACCCCGACCAAGGTCGGCCAGTTCGTCACCGTATGGAAGAGGTCCCCGGGCGGGCCCATCCGGCCTTTCGACGCCACCGACCCCGTCGACCTCTTCGTCGTCAGCACCCGCGACCGTCACTACTTCGGTCAGTTCGTCTTTTCCATGGACGCGCTCCGCAGGAACGGTGTCGTGTCAGCGGACGGTTCCGGTGGCAAACGAGCCTTCCGCGTCTATCCGCCTTGGGTGACCACCACCAACCGCCAAGCCGACACTGCCCAGGCGTGGCAGCTGGACTACTTCCTGCACCTGCCCCAGGACCGACCCGTCGATTGCGCCCGCGCCCAAGCGCTGTATCACCCCAGGACGGACGACCAGCCGGGGTGA
- a CDS encoding APC family permease — translation MSIPLKRLIVGRPLRSDRLGEQMLPKRIALPVFASDPLSSVAYATQEILLVLTLGGLAYLHLAPWVGAGVVVLLAVVVLSYRQVVQAYPSGGGSYEVATRNLGPWAGLVVASALLVDYVMTVAVSVAAGVDNIISAVPSLGAHRVAVNLGFVALLTAMNLRGVRESGRLFAVPTYLFIAGVLAMVVTGLLQTAFGRAPVAESAGWQVHAEQGSAGLTGMALVLLMLRAFSSGCTALTGVEAISNGVPAFKPPKARNAATTMAVMGGLSIIMFAGITALALITDVRYAEDACRLVGFPGNCQTGSQRTVIAQVAAAVFGGTDTVMFFYIQAATALILILAANTAFNGFPLLSAILAEHRYLPRQLHTRGDRLAFSNGVIILAVIAATLIYAFEGSVTRLIQLYILGVFTSFTLSQTGMVRHWNRRLAAETDPRQRRRIHRSRLINAIGAGLTALVLGVVLVTKFSHGAYLVVIAMPVLYVMMLGIRRHYDRVARELRPQPGGIVLPSRTHAVVLVSQVHQPTLRALGYARATRPDTLTALTAEVSGEEVRTLRAEWEERRIPVPLTVLASPYRDITGSVLEYIACLHDEHPQDLIAVYIPEYVVGHWWENLLHNQSALRLKARLLFQRGVMVTSVPWQLDSSDRVPAHDDPRGAGSQVG, via the coding sequence ATGTCGATACCGCTCAAACGGCTGATCGTGGGCCGTCCGCTCCGTAGTGACCGCCTGGGCGAGCAGATGCTGCCGAAGCGGATCGCCCTCCCGGTGTTCGCCAGCGACCCGTTGTCGTCGGTGGCGTATGCGACGCAGGAGATACTGCTGGTGCTGACGCTCGGCGGGCTGGCGTATCTGCACCTGGCGCCCTGGGTGGGGGCCGGGGTGGTGGTGCTGCTGGCGGTGGTGGTCCTGTCCTACCGGCAGGTGGTGCAGGCCTACCCGTCCGGCGGCGGCTCGTACGAGGTGGCCACCCGCAACCTGGGCCCCTGGGCGGGACTGGTGGTCGCCTCGGCGCTGCTGGTGGACTACGTGATGACAGTGGCCGTGTCCGTGGCGGCCGGCGTGGACAACATCATCTCCGCGGTGCCGTCGCTGGGCGCGCACCGGGTCGCGGTCAATCTGGGGTTCGTGGCACTGCTGACCGCGATGAACCTGCGCGGCGTCCGAGAGTCGGGGCGGTTGTTCGCCGTGCCGACGTATCTGTTCATCGCCGGCGTCCTGGCCATGGTCGTGACCGGGTTGCTCCAGACGGCCTTCGGCCGTGCGCCGGTGGCGGAGAGCGCCGGGTGGCAGGTTCACGCCGAGCAGGGAAGCGCCGGGCTGACCGGGATGGCGCTCGTCCTGCTGATGCTGCGGGCGTTCTCGTCCGGCTGTACGGCGCTGACCGGCGTCGAGGCGATCTCCAACGGGGTGCCTGCGTTCAAGCCGCCGAAGGCCCGGAACGCGGCCACCACGATGGCGGTGATGGGCGGACTGTCGATCATCATGTTCGCCGGGATCACGGCGCTGGCCCTGATCACGGACGTCCGCTACGCCGAAGACGCCTGCCGGCTGGTGGGTTTCCCCGGCAACTGTCAGACCGGCTCGCAGCGCACCGTCATCGCACAGGTCGCCGCGGCGGTGTTCGGCGGCACGGACACGGTGATGTTCTTCTACATCCAGGCCGCGACCGCGCTCATCCTGATCCTGGCGGCCAACACCGCCTTCAACGGCTTCCCTCTGCTGTCGGCGATCCTGGCCGAGCACCGCTACCTGCCCAGGCAACTGCACACCCGCGGCGACCGACTCGCCTTCTCCAACGGCGTCATCATCCTCGCGGTGATCGCCGCAACCCTCATCTACGCCTTCGAAGGATCGGTGACCCGACTGATCCAGCTCTACATCCTGGGCGTCTTCACCTCCTTCACGCTCTCCCAGACCGGCATGGTGCGGCACTGGAACCGTCGACTGGCGGCCGAGACCGATCCTCGGCAGCGTCGACGCATTCACCGCTCGCGGCTGATCAACGCGATCGGCGCCGGCCTGACGGCACTGGTGCTGGGCGTGGTCCTGGTCACCAAGTTCAGCCACGGCGCCTATCTGGTGGTCATCGCCATGCCGGTGCTGTACGTGATGATGCTCGGCATACGTCGCCACTACGACCGGGTCGCCCGGGAGCTCCGGCCACAGCCGGGAGGCATCGTGCTGCCCAGCCGCACCCACGCCGTGGTGCTGGTCTCGCAGGTGCACCAGCCCACCCTGCGCGCGCTGGGCTACGCCAGGGCAACGCGACCGGACACCCTCACCGCGCTCACCGCCGAGGTCAGCGGCGAAGAGGTGCGCACGCTGCGCGCCGAATGGGAGGAGCGCCGGATCCCGGTACCGCTCACGGTGCTGGCCTCCCCGTACCGCGACATCACCGGTTCGGTGCTGGAGTACATCGCCTGCCTGCACGACGAGCACCCCCAGGACCTCATCGCCGTGTACATCCCCGAGTACGTGGTCGGGCACTGGTGGGAGAACCTGCTGCACAACCAGTCCGCGTTGCGGCTCAAGGCACGACTGCTGTTCCAGCGCGGGGTGATGGTGACGAGCGTGCCGTGGCAGCTGGACTCCAGCGACCGGGTACCCGCACACGACGACCCCCGCGGCGCCGGGTCCCAGGTCGGCTAG
- a CDS encoding DUF2637 domain-containing protein translates to MNHDYGDPVSAQREWYSDAYSYETGPAWSGTPDGSVHAGVPLTAAAPGGWDPVEELAYLLQEAVPAEPSARVPPMRREPPSGVDFDEPLESLAGAQPPPRHSPAGHRKMQIRKGRLKWLQTGSFALVALVSVIVAMVSVFGGMVAYRPLQNITSGTGTGIAPSWPLLVYGPWMVASLSILRTALHQRRAVHSWFIVLLFSSVAMMLCVAQADKTFTGIAGATLPALASLACFQQLVRQITLTLPPRQATRRHRQ, encoded by the coding sequence ATGAATCATGACTACGGCGATCCTGTCTCGGCACAGCGCGAGTGGTACTCCGACGCGTACTCCTATGAGACAGGACCGGCCTGGAGCGGGACGCCCGACGGCAGCGTCCACGCAGGTGTTCCGCTGACTGCTGCCGCTCCCGGAGGCTGGGACCCGGTCGAGGAACTCGCCTATCTCCTGCAGGAAGCCGTTCCGGCGGAGCCGTCGGCGAGGGTCCCGCCGATGCGCAGGGAGCCCCCGTCCGGCGTCGACTTCGATGAGCCGCTGGAGAGTCTGGCTGGTGCGCAACCGCCTCCCCGACACTCCCCTGCCGGGCATCGCAAAATGCAGATTCGGAAAGGCCGGCTCAAATGGCTGCAGACCGGCAGCTTCGCCCTTGTCGCCCTCGTTTCCGTCATCGTGGCGATGGTCAGCGTCTTCGGTGGCATGGTGGCCTACCGGCCGCTGCAGAACATCACGTCCGGAACGGGCACCGGAATCGCCCCGTCCTGGCCTCTCCTCGTGTACGGCCCGTGGATGGTGGCGTCTCTGTCCATCCTGCGCACCGCCCTGCACCAACGACGGGCGGTGCATTCATGGTTCATCGTCCTGCTCTTCTCCTCCGTCGCGATGATGCTGTGCGTGGCACAAGCGGACAAGACCTTCACCGGAATCGCCGGAGCCACCCTGCCCGCCCTCGCCTCCCTTGCGTGCTTTCAGCAACTCGTCCGGCAAATTACGCTGACCCTGCCACCCCGACAGGCCACGCGCCGCCACAGGCAGTAG
- a CDS encoding alpha/beta hydrolase, whose product MSFSRRIQARGVQLLLGRMMSRVHEDLRFTDIPKRTESIRVETGAGPVTCTVYRPSAAVAPAPVYVNFHGGGFVVARPQQDDHICRYIAATAGCVVINVDYAVAPQRPYPVPVTQAYDVTAWAVESGTANDWDGSRIAVGGHSAGANLTAAVCRTARDRGTFTPRLQIIDSAPLDQLADPAAKRSPVPKPLLTPQLMRLFTAAYVPDPADLAHPLVSPGLADDLAGLPPALVITAENDRLRDEGDAYAKALEAAGVPVTHRCFEGVDHYFTHTGPAPAGREAIDLMATTLRTALTV is encoded by the coding sequence ATGTCATTCAGCCGCAGGATCCAGGCCAGAGGGGTTCAGTTGCTGCTCGGCCGAATGATGAGCCGCGTGCACGAGGATCTGCGCTTCACCGACATCCCGAAGCGCACGGAATCGATCCGGGTGGAGACCGGCGCCGGGCCGGTGACATGCACCGTCTACCGCCCGTCGGCCGCGGTGGCCCCAGCCCCCGTGTACGTCAACTTCCACGGCGGCGGGTTCGTGGTAGCCCGCCCTCAGCAGGATGACCACATCTGCCGCTACATAGCCGCTACGGCCGGCTGCGTGGTGATCAACGTGGACTATGCCGTCGCCCCGCAGCGGCCGTACCCCGTGCCCGTCACCCAGGCGTACGACGTCACCGCCTGGGCGGTCGAGAGCGGCACGGCCAACGACTGGGACGGTTCGCGCATCGCTGTGGGCGGACACAGCGCCGGGGCCAACCTGACCGCCGCGGTCTGCCGCACGGCCCGGGACCGCGGCACCTTCACGCCCCGTCTCCAGATCATCGACTCGGCACCCCTCGACCAGCTCGCCGACCCGGCCGCCAAACGGTCACCCGTCCCCAAGCCCCTGCTCACCCCTCAGCTCATGCGGCTGTTCACCGCCGCCTACGTCCCTGATCCCGCCGACCTCGCCCATCCGCTGGTGTCGCCCGGTCTCGCGGACGATCTCGCCGGTCTGCCGCCCGCCCTGGTCATCACCGCGGAGAACGACCGCCTGCGCGACGAGGGCGACGCGTACGCCAAAGCCCTGGAAGCCGCCGGCGTTCCGGTCACCCATCGCTGCTTCGAGGGTGTCGACCACTACTTCACCCACACCGGTCCGGCACCGGCCGGGAGGGAAGCCATCGATCTGATGGCCACCACCCTGCGCACGGCACTCACCGTCTGA